The Magallana gigas chromosome 6, xbMagGiga1.1, whole genome shotgun sequence genome includes the window ataaataacagttttataaaaaaaaataataataaggaaGTGCGAGGAGCCATTATTCAATATGCAACAATGTGTGGTATctgacattttaatttttttttttcagattcatTACATTTAGGGTACATTGTATGAAGTAATGCACGGTATTGGTGCCAAAACGggtcctacatgtatatgtgcaGAAACTAAGATTTTTCAAGAGTCTATTTTCGCAAGAAATTAGAAAAAGAGATTAATTACAATACTAGGATATCATTTGAATTTGTGATGgctgagtttttttttctacgcgcgtttttgtttgtttaaaaaatgttttgaaaaaaataaaacgtaaTATGTTAATTTAAATCTCACATGATGTTCATTCCAACAAGTATCCGTACCTTTCAATAATTCAGAGAACCATCTCGATCGACTCTTTTCGCAGAAGAAGCATCGGCCTGAGAATTCGAGGATATCATATTTCTGTTACAGAAGAGAATCCCCGCCAATTGACAGTTCTCGCCATAAGGTGATACAGAGTGCTAGACTAAAAGCACGTGCCTACGACGCTAGGATGGAGCCAAAAAAACCTAAGTCCCTCCGTATCTAATTTCATTCTAGCGCATTGCCAACTGTTCCTTTAGACAATGCTCGTCTTTTCACCAACTATCATATCATAACGTCTGATTGTTCAATTCTATTCTAACACATACTCGATTTTATTCCTATTCACGGATTCCTCCGCGCGGGGATATTAACCACATGGCACCGCTTGCtatgtattaaaatttaaaaccagAAACCATTGTTGCATTGTTTCTGGGAGAGGGCGTTGAGTAACTTAATTATTCGTTTTTCCTTATACCTGGAAGATGAGATGTTTTCATTATTCGTCTGTAATggtttgattattttttccgCTGGTTaacatctttttaaatttttttttatcttgatcACTAATACATTTCGATCTTTAAAAGAAACTTGtgccggtttttttttaaagttaaaattcaaatttctatcactgataaaGATGTGTTAAAAACGCAAAATGTTATAAACAAATTCAAGCcaaaaaatcattcttttttttacaccGTCTTGTAAATTGATTCCTATATAtagtacatattatattattgatcCAACACATCTATAGATTaaacattgttaaaaatataGCTTTCTAAGAATACATTGCTGAATAGTACGTGCCTAAATTTGGTAAAAGTCTAATTCTTTCCCCAGAAATATGTTATTCATTAGGTTTTAGTTATAAATTCTTATTCAATCCTCATGCTTCATAATATTTCTAGaattggtacatgtaaaagtaaGCTGTgttagctgaatatatagatactTGTCTCTATTTCCAATTATTGGTTAATGTTGTTTTGTACAACggtgaaaatataaattgaaattcatttttattatactACCCAAAAAGTTCactaaattgttttaaaaaaatgataaaaaatcgatttttgtTATATCGTTCATAATCTAAGAACCTGTCCCACCACATGGACGATGTAATTCAAATCATTGttgatcttaaattaaaaaaaacaaacaaactacaATCACGACTAATAATCTTCGTTCGTATGGATTCAGTATATGATGCAAAAACCATAACAATATATAGCAATTTCCGATGGCGGGTTATATTTGCGGGTATAattttttgcgattttaaataaaatggaggaataaaatgacgcaaataaaaaGCCTAGCTCTATCAGGTTACCTAAGGCCTGGTGCTTTAACAACCGAGCAATTTCAGTCATAATAAAGTGCGTTATTAATtgctatgtatatatatgcgcctttggccacgaatttacggacttgtattattttttactaAAAACGTTCatttgttgggatacaaaatgacttttttgttgattgaaatcggacCTAATTTAGACTATGATATAAATACGGAGCACAGGCACACTCTATAAAATTAAAAGGCACTGAAGGTctaaaaatgatacaattttgaGGTTTTGTCACgcatacgctaattcaaattaACATATTCCAAGCATTGAACATATTAAAGGTTTACAAATCgagatatatattgttttgaatgatttttaacaGAATTATTAGATTTGCTgatatgtattattttacaatatatctTATCCGTCCTAATATAAGCATAATGCACGCCTTATTTTTCAATCTTctttgtcaatttttatttaagcCGCTATAATAAGCCAAAATTAACATCCCCGCAAAAATAACCCGCTATCCggatttgtattgttttatataatcaCAGATTATCTCCATTCCAGTTGAAACAAAACTGCACATACATGAAGtgaagaaaaacacaaaaaaaaaaccaaaataaaaaaaaaggtaaatctGTTCTAAAGGTTCCCTAATCTGGAATTAATCTTGTGTTTAATAATTGTTTcgttttcaatataatttacgTTAAAAACCCCAGAAATAATTTATGTTAGTATTACTTATACATCTAAAATTATATTCTCATTATTCAATCACGTATCGTTGGTCATTCATGATTAGATGAAGCGCATTTTAACCTCTCCCCTTTCACCCCAACCCCTATAATTCATTCACTACTATAACTTGATCATCAGGTCCCActgtcaccaactttcctccaGTCATTACTAAGCCTCAAGCCTGAGTTTTTACCTCAAATTCATGCACCTTTCCTCTAAGGATTTGAGATGAGGACTGAGTTGAGTGATTAGAAAATTTTGGTGACGTCGGTGCCAGCTTTTGTTTGAGGGAATCAAAAAGAACCTCCGATAGAAATATCTTTCGACCACTTATACTGGCTTTTTAACTGAAAGTCATATGTTGCATATTATTACATTGCAAATCATacttatatataaacatatattttggaaatttttatcTTACATTgtgtaaaaatatgattttcgaGTACAAAGTATATATTTTCTCCCACCCTTGCCAATTTCAAGTTGTTCAACCTCTTTCGTCCGACCGAAAATTTCACTTTTGTGGGAACTGACAGAGGAGGGGACCTACGGTCCTAACAAGTGATAACATTAGGGCGTTATACATGAGGAGCATTCTCTTTATCAAAAGCTGGGAGGTGTAAGCAAAGATTCCACACAGCAGAGCCATTAACATTGTTGAAGCTGTTGTCTCCATTGTTTCAAGTACGTATGTAATGGATGCCGGGCAAATATAAAGTAGATCACTCGAAATAGTGAAAATGCTGCAATAGAAATTACGATGGCAATTTCAGATGTACATATTCTCGATTGGTAGGAAGATTGTacataatatgtttttaaaaaccgTCCGTTTTTACCTTAAACAGACCCTGTTTATTTCGTAGAACCCAGTCGTTAATTTATTCTACAACCAGACGTTcttaattcattattattaatGCACCATTATTGAGTATATAGCCTTTTTGTGAAAGAACCCGGATTTGTTACGGCGcgtagaatttttaaaatatcatttttcgtTATTACCATATTTATCAGATTGTGTGATACACATGAAATTTTTTGGAGGCATAAAATGTTTTCCTGctcgaaaatattttttgttgcgTTCGTATAGCTTCCACGGCACAGCGcgattttatatcattgttttgtttacattattgtCTGCGAAATAAAAGAATCAATATGTAGTGAATACCTGGATGAAACATGCTGTTCGTTATATTAAAGAGGAAGACCATCATTTGGCAGTCTTCTGATGACAGCCGACCGATCGCATTGACAAGCAGACGATAGGTCGGCTCGCGCGACACGCCCTCCATTCAGTGAGCGGAACTCCCTCTTCTTCACACTTAGCCAATAGAAATACACTGCCTTTAAATACAGCAATTAAAAGTTGGTACAAAGATGGTTCATATCAAATCTTGTTagatttagtttttttaatatcaaatgtgAATGACTTTTTTCTGAAGAGGAGAATTTTTCGGTTCGGAGAGGAGAAAACAAAGATGGATTCTTCAAGTAATGGAGATTCTGGTATTTTACCGGTGGATCCAGTGTCGAACTGTTCCCCCGGGGACATTCCCAACACCCCATCAGAGGATGTTTTGAATATGGACACCATCACAAACGAACACAAAAACAATCGAGTGATAGACTCGGACGTTCGAACCTCAGACAGCGGATCCCCGAATTCGAATTCAACAAATTCGGAGTTGTTGTCCGGCAAAAATTTAACTTTCTCGCCAGAACACGTTGCGTGTGTGTGCGAAGCTCTCCAACAGAAGGGGGATATCGAGAGACTCGGGCGTTTTCTCTGGTCCTTACCCCCCAGTGAACTTTTAAGAGGAAGCGAAGCGGTGCTCAAAGCTAGAGCCACGGTGGCATTTCACCGCGGGAGTTACAGAGAGTTATACGCCATTCTGGAAAGTCACAAATTCGACGAGGGCAATCATGCTTTTCTGCAGCAACTTTGGTACAAGGCCCACTATATGGAGGCACAGAAAATCCGCGGGAGGCCTCTGGGTGCCGTCGACAAGTACCGTTTACGAAGGAAGTATCCTTTACCGAAAACAATCTGGGATGGGGAGGAAACTATTTACTGTTTTAAAGAGAAATCACGACAATCATTGAAAGAGTGCTATAAAAATAACAGGTACCCCACTCCCGACGAGAAAAGGAATTTAGCAAAGAAAACGGGTCTGACATTGACTCAAGTCAGTAACTGGTTCAAAAATCGCAGGCAACGAGACCGCACGCCCCACCAGAACCCAGGGTAAGAAACTACAATATGTAATTCACACTCAGACGGGAACTAATTCATCTTTTGTCATAACAGTTTTCATTACTATAAGGAAGtttagatttattttgtttattgcgTCGAATGTTTATAGTTCGTCATGGTCCGTGAatgatttcatttataatacggttattttattttttgttgttaaaatattatttaccaCACCGGAGAAAATTAGAGATATCCGGAAATTTTTGCGCTTTTTGTGTATAGCGGCATGCCCAATTTAAGTCCTTATTTATCCTGAACTGCAGTATTAAATTTTTCACAGTTTAGACTTGTTATAAACTTTTTACGTAAgttaaaacctttaaaaagcCACTGCCTTATCTAGAATTACCGCATTCTGCCAACACTGATACCGCAATACCGATGCCATCCTTTATAGTTGCTTTTTCATAATGTTCTCGATTTCAACACTAGGATATACATATAGTTTTAAGCTGTGGAAAGTCCCAGCAAAGCACAACgtgtgatgaaaaaaaaatacattacgcTTTTCTATTCTGTTCGCCGTTTTGCTGAAGTACTATGATAACTTTCAGTGGTGCACTTAGAATTGTAACAATTTCGATACTTTAAATTGCACACTCTTAAAAAGAAACGAAAATAGGAAGATAAAATGAAACTACTTCAAGACACTTGTATAATTGTACGTCCACACTCGTTTGTGAACTGCTCctgaacaaatttattttttttatatttattttttgacacaAGATGGACAGATTCTTGACTGTGACACATATGGGTGAGAACGGAACTGCCAAAAAGGCAATTCTCTCGCTCCCTGTCTCTTTTATAAATCCAAAATTGTTACATTATCAAACACTGCAAGAGATTAAATaccattatcttttttttatccaGTTAATAACGTATTGACCTCGTCCAATGTCCCATGCGCACAGCTATGTTTTATTCATTTCGCAGCTCATCATAATTTTGACATTTCAACAAAAAACTCTTCCTCTTTAATTTACCACTGAAGCCCACAATAGCAGGTAAACACCAGTAAGTGAATGGTGTCGCGAGGTCCATTTGTTGCTCGCTTTCTGTGTAAAGAACGCCTTTTATTCcgtatctaaataaaaaattaatgggAAATTTATTTCTAATGACGAAGGTCAAACGAAAAATCCGGCAGAAGCCCTTATGGAATGTGTCACGCGGATTAGAAAGGGAGGGAGTTTACCCAATATCTTGGGGCTCTCGGATAAGAATTGACGTGTACGGGTCTGGGTTTCATCAAAATTCTGAGACccagactctctctctctctctctctctctctctctctctctctctctctctctctctctctctctctctccgattttctctctatccctctctctctctctctctctctctctctctctctctctctctctcaaattatAAGTTGTTTGAAGTGGCAAGGCTTATGggcatatctctctctctctctctctctctctctctctctctctctctctctctctctctctctctctctctctctctctgtgtagaCATCTTATCCGGATATGTTCAGTTGAAGCTGTAACTTAGAACAATAAGCGTTAAATCGTATAATCTTTTATTAAGAACTTAAAAATAAGCAAACGAACGTGAACTCTCTTCCAAGTGTACCGTTATACTGATCTACAAAATGACCTATTCTGTTACACCACTGGGGATcatcttattttatttgaagTATTGTaggtacaatttttttcttttacaaatgaatcgcgttaaaaaaaaaacaacgtgaaaatattatgttaaagGTCATAgcaaaatttgtattttgtctGTAACATTATAACCGGTGTTTCaggaacaaaaaatatattcatatactGGAGAcaacataaacatttaattaccTACCTGATTCAATTGATGAATTAAAATGTATAGTGTATAATATAAACTATCACCttgattttctaaaaaaaaaaaaaaaaattaaaatactggATTATCTGTCTATTGGTGGGAGACCAATCCCTAACAAGAAAAACATTCTTCAATCTCAATACTGAAAATTGACGGAATATTCATTTccgaataatttttttttttttaaaaaggccaAAAAAAGGGAGGGGTGTAGCATACAGCATAGTACCCATTCTTCAAGTGCGTGTCTTTTAACTTGCATACAGTTGTATATGGTGAATTTaaaattaggataaaatagTTTTCCAGCAACAGGTTTCATCTTTTATAGATTCTTTTGTTCGTTTGTATGAGCTTGATTatcattttatgtaattttttgtcTTCATTTGGTACCCGGTGTATTTTCATTTCTGCATATTCTCACATAtcaaataacttttttaaaaaaatatggagAGTGTATAACGGAGGATAGATTTAGTATTAAATccacaaaaataaagaaagcaAAGCTGTGCATCCATTATTTTACGCAAAAAAGGgaactttgtttaaaaataatctttgttttttaacatGCGATAAAAAAGTCGAGATGTGTGCACCTGcatctgaaaaaaattgtataatccTTCATAGATTTTATTTAGAATAAAGTAATTTTCTGTAAAGCTAGAATCTTTATCTACTGAATTACAAGCActtacaacatttttttactgtatttaatgataaaaactcACAGTTAATGTAATTTGACTGAAATGTGGTATATTTTCTAAACGTGGGAtggaataaaatttacataatgaagccccatttttattattttctcctATTGACAAACCTCTGTTGTATTTTACCGAGAAACATATTAAAAACGGACTGACAATAGATATTGTGTAAGGCGAGGGCCGTCAAATGAAATCGGTTATGAAGGCAGCATTAGTTTGTCTGCACAATTTATTGTGGATGAAAATCCATAACATTGTTCCAGTTCGTCAACAGATACTTCAGGTAAATTAACTCCTTTTATCgtattcataaaaaaacataGATTGGGATTTATCAGCAAAAATGACAACACCGTACGAAATTTAACGTCCTATAGAAAAGCGTGTTGCGTTTAATTAAATACGAATCAACGGAGGGGCTCAAAATACTAATAATGGAATactaaatgatttattttccgTATTTATACCATCCATTTcccttgtttatattttattttttttttggaaaaaaaattgaagctaGATTTCTGTTGCACTTTTCCTGCAGAGTAAATTACACCGGGGCGAGAAATGGGGGACGTTTTTAAAACGTTAGAAGTTTTTTCGCCCTCGGGCCAAACCGTGAACATCTTTTCATTCGGCACTGACCTTTTGGCTCAAGATGGACCTAGTTGTAAGGGCCAATTGAGGACACAGGGATCCATTTTAGTTTGCTCTCTTGAATCTAATAATTCCGGTTATGAACTTGATTTTTTGTACGAGCACCATTATCTCCCCGTGAAGTTTTGGTGGGAGACCCTCGGGGAAACGTTCTCATTCATTAAAgtcttttttctctttcattgtCAATAAAATTCATTGACCTTTTCTCCTATAGTTTGCACATATAGCTCcgtattttctctctctcccctttCCCCAGAACTGTTCTTGATGCCACTATAGCAATCGTTCTAAACGTAAAAAAATTGTCCTAAAAATTTAGATTGATACAAATTTTAAGTAGACAgccattttgttgttgttgttgttgttgttgttttgaacaacaacaaaaattttaacagTTCCTTTAATAAGCttaaaaagttgtaaaaaagaaattggtTTCGTATACAATGTGACGCTTCTAGACTTTGATAGCAATGTAGGAAAGGTACATGCAAGTCAGTTTCTTTCGGGATCCATACTCTTTGGCCATAGATATCAGTATGATGGTTATATAGACAGATGTATTCGGTTTTGGCATACTTAAATAAGTACTGTTTTTATATGTGGGGTTATTATAGATTCAGAGTAATacgtttaaaatattaaaatttaaaaaaaaaaatcgaaggAAGAAACCGGAAAATGGAGAATGATTTGGGTGAATGACAACAGATGGTCGCTTTATATTCGATTAGcaaacaataaatatacattgtataaatgaGCCACAACAATTTAGTTAAAGTTTGAATTATTTGTTGactgaacattttaaaaaggaagGACTTGAAGCATCCAtgaatttatattgtttttaaaaatttgaatacatCGAGCAAACATTGTACGGAACACAATCAAGGATTGCTTCATTTAGCAAATGACGAAACAACTCGTGCATGACCAGAAATCGGTACCTACTGTCACATACATCCCCACCCTCAGTTCCTGGTTCTGAGTTATGTGCTGGCGCAGTGCGCCCACTCGGATCACTCAATAGATTATGTGTTTATATCCGATAAAATATGTTTAGGTCGGATTATACAAGCAAGCCAACGATTCATAAATTTTCGCCATTAAAAGggtgaaaaaaatcaatgtccGTGTAATAAGCATCTTGACAgaataatcaaaataatgagtcaaattgattaataaatctAATATAATCAAAACTGATCGCGAACGCTTCAACGGGACGAGTGAATGAATAGTCGGAACAGTTGTTTTGAGTTGAGTAAAATACAAACGAACTGGTTTAAGAGCAAACGTGAAAGCAGTTTTGTGGGATTTAATGCAATGTTAATCATCTAATTCTGTCATTAAGGAAGCGCGCGGAAATGACAGGGAACAGCTTTTGTTCCACGATGATACAACGTTGGCGAACTCTGTTGACACATCTCCAGTTTTTGGCGAACGGTTTTTCCTCCTCCTTTTG containing:
- the LOC105322763 gene encoding homeobox protein SIX2, whose protein sequence is MDSSSNGDSGILPVDPVSNCSPGDIPNTPSEDVLNMDTITNEHKNNRVIDSDVRTSDSGSPNSNSTNSELLSGKNLTFSPEHVACVCEALQQKGDIERLGRFLWSLPPSELLRGSEAVLKARATVAFHRGSYRELYAILESHKFDEGNHAFLQQLWYKAHYMEAQKIRGRPLGAVDKYRLRRKYPLPKTIWDGEETIYCFKEKSRQSLKECYKNNRYPTPDEKRNLAKKTGLTLTQVSNWFKNRRQRDRTPHQNPGKEMMEESMMHSFGHHQAHHHQHLHHQHHQQQMCNNGQMMVPHDYGGDLAMSAKMLDARLTDDVRVNLSFVKNEPLPPSYLRSPFDHSHHRFPHTIPPV